One genomic segment of Tripterygium wilfordii isolate XIE 37 chromosome 9, ASM1340144v1, whole genome shotgun sequence includes these proteins:
- the LOC120004863 gene encoding probable WRKY transcription factor 17, translating to MAVELMGFAKMDDQMAIRHAASQGLKSMEHLIRRMSRTSNQSDCADLTDNTVSKFKEVISLLNRTGHARFRRGPANSSSSASTSSSGSGAFHPVARLHTQSLAPAPATVRPPPVFNPATLPQSRIAAPVSFVQSQSQTLTLDFTKPNLFTSNAKSTELDFSKDTFSLSSNSSFVSSAITGDCSVSNGKEGSSLLLHQAVSAGKPPLSSAPYKKRCRDHDRPDDVSGKFSGSGGAECHCAKRRKNRVKKSIRVPAISSKIADIPQDEYSWRKYGQKPIKGSPYPRGYYKCSTMRGCPARKHVERALDNPTMLIVTYGGEHRHGPQVAMGQGEWGIK from the exons ATGGCCGTTGAACTCATGGGGTTCGCCAAGATGGACGATCAGATGGCCATACGGCATGCTGCATCGCAAGGATTGAAGAGCATGGAACACCTAATCCGCCGCATGTCTCGCACATCTAACCAATCGGACTGTGCCGACCTTACTGACAACACAGTCTCTAAGTTCAAGGAAGTCATTTCGCTTCTCAACCGGACTGGACACGCCCGGTTCAGACGCGGTCCGGCTAACTCCTCCTCTTCCGCCTCCACCTCTTCGTCGGGATCAGGGGCGTTTCATCCTGTCGCTCGCTTACACACTCAGTCTTTAGCTCCGGCTCCGGCCACTGTTCGTCCGCCGCCGGTATTTAATCCGGCAACCTTGCCACAGTCCCGGATCGCTGCTCCTGTCAGTTTTGTTCAGTCACAGTCGCAGACTTTGACTCTTGACTTCACAAAACCTAATTTGTTCACATCTAATGCTAAGAGTACCGAGCTGGACTTTTCGAAAGACACGTTTAGCTTGTCATCGAACTCGTCGTTCGTGTCCTCAGCTATCACCGGAGACTGCAGCGTTTCGAACGGAAAGGAAGGATCCTCGCTCTTACTTCATCAGGCAGTCTCCGCTGGGAAACCGCCGCTGTCATCGGCTCCTTACAAGAAAAGGTGCCGCGATCACGATCGCCCCGACGATGTCTCCGGCAAATTCTCTGGATCCGGCGGCGCCGAGTGCCATTGCGCTAAGAGAAG AAAAAATCGGGTGAAGAAAAGCATTAGAGTCCCTGCAATCAGCTCGAAAATCGCCGATATTCCACAGGACGAGTACTCATGGAGAAAGTATGGTCAGAAGCCGATCAAGGGTTCACCCTACCCGAG GGGTTATTACAAGTGCAGTACGATGAGAGGGTGCCCTGCGAGGAAACACGTGGAGCGGGCGTTAGACAATCCAACGATGCTGATAGTAACTTATGGAGGGGAGCACCGTCACGGCCCCCAGGTTGCGATGGGGCAAGGGGAGTGGGGAATTAAGTAA
- the LOC120005677 gene encoding exocyst complex component EXO70A1-like, whose protein sequence is MAASVNESSDSKDGVGNLVAATKSLKLSLEKSKAIGLALKKAGPRLDEINQRLPSLEAAVRPIRADKDALVAVGGHINRAVGPAAAVLKVFDAVHGLEKSLLSDPRNDLPGYLSVLKRLEEALRFLGDNCGLAIQWLEDIVEYLEDNTVADERYLLNLKKLLKGLRDFGNKEQRQCLDGGILDAALDKLESEFRQLLMEHTVPLPMSSSPSLGEQACIAPSPLPVTVIQKLQAIMGRLVANNGLEKCISIYVEVRSSNVRASLQALDLDYLEISVSEFNDVQSIEAYISNWGKHLEFAVKHLLEAEYKLCSDVFERIGVNVWMGCFAKIASQAGILAFLQFGKTVTESKKDPIKLLKLLDIFASLNKLRLDFNRLFGGAACLEIQNLTRDLIKKLIDGAAEIFWELLVQVELQRQIAPPPDGGVPRLVSFITEYCNKLLGDDYKPILTQVLVIHQSWKHEKFQERLLITEVLNIIKAVELNLETWIKAYEDTTLSNFFGMNNHWHLYRHLKGTKLGDLLGDSWLKEHEQYKDYYAAVFLRDSWGKLPGHLSREGLILFSGGRATARDLVKKRLKTFNETFDDMYKQQSNWMVSERDLREKTCQLIVQAVVPVYRSFMQNYGPLVEQDASSNKYAKYSVQTLEQMLLSLFRPKPGRYGSFVVRDSSGKLNNAVADLRRTASAVN, encoded by the coding sequence ATGGCGGCATCTGTGAATGAGAGTTCAGACTCTAAAGATGGCGTTGGGAATTTGGTGGCTGCCACGAAATCGCTGAAACTAAGCTTAGAGAAGTCAAAGGCAATAGGGTTAGCACTTAAGAAAGCAGGGCCTAGATTAGATGAGATTAACCAGAGATTGCCTTCTCTAGAGGCAGCAGTGCGTCCAATCCGTGCAGACAAGGATGCACTTGTAGCCGTTGGTGGCCACATTAACCGTGCAGTGGGGCCTGCTGCAGCGGTGCTTAAGGTTTTTGATGCAGTTCATGGTCTAGAAAAGTCATTGTTGTCTGATCCGCGGAATGATCTACCTGGCTATTTATCAGTTTTAAAGCGTCTTGAGGAGGCATTGAGGTTTTTAGGGGACAACTGTGGATTGGCAATTCAATGGCTAGAGGATATAGTGGAGTATCTGGAGGATAATACAGTTGCAGATGAACGGTATcttttgaatttgaagaagTTATTGAAGGGTCTTAGGGATTTTGGAAATAAGGAACAAAGACAATGCCTTGATGGTGGGATTTTAGATGCTGCGTTGGATAAATTGGAGAGTGAGTTTCGGCAACTCTTGATGGAACATACTGTGCCGCTTCCAATGTCTTCTTCACCATCACTGGGTGAGCAGGCATGCATTGCACCATCCCCTTTGCCAGTTACCGTCATCCAGAAGTTGCAGGCAATTATGGGAAGATTAGTTGCAAATAATGGCCTGGAGAAGTGCATATCTATTTATGTTGAAGTTCGTAGTTCAAATGTAAGAGCAAGTTTGCAGGCACTTGATTTGGATTACCTAGAGATATCAGTGTCCGAATTTAATGATGTGCAGAGCATAGAGGCATATATATCAAATTGGGGGAAGCATTTGGAGTTTGCAGTAAAGCATTTGCTCGAGGCCGAGTACAAGCTTTGCAGTGACGTATTTGAGAGGATTGGAGTTAATGTATGGATGGGTTGCTTTGCTAAGATAGCTTCACAGGCAGGTATTCTTGCATTTCTTCAATTTGGGAAGACGGTTACGGAGAGTAAAAAAGACCCAATTAAACTCTTGAAATTGCTGGATATTTTTGCTTCTCTGAACAAATTGAGACTGGATTTCAACCGGCTTTTTGGTGGAGCAGCTTGCCTCGAAATCCAAAACCTAACAAGGGATCTCATTAAGAAGCTGATTGATGGGGCAGCCGAGATTTTCTGGGAGCTATTGGTTCAAGTGGAGTTGCAGAGACAAATAGCTCCTCCTCCAGATGGAGGTGTCCCAAGATTGGTAAGCTTTATTACAGAATACTGTAATAAACTACTTGGCGATGATTATAAGCCAATCCTTACCCAGGTTCTGGTCATTCACCAAAGTTGGAAACACGAGAAGTTTCAAGAGAGACTCCTCATTACCGAGGTGTTGAATATCATTAAAGCTGTTGAGCTGAATTTGGAGACATGGATAAAGGCTTATGAAGATACTACGTTATCCAACTTTTTTGGCATGAACAACCACTGGCATTTATATAGACATTTGAAGGGAACCAAGCTTGGTGATCTCTTGGGGGATTCATGGCTAAAAGAACATGAACAGTACAAGGACTACTATGCTGCTGTGTTCTTGAGAGACAGCTGGGGAAAGCTTCCGGGTCATTTAAGTAGAGAGGGCCTAATTTTGTTTTCCGGTGGGCGTGCCACTGCTCGTGATCTTGTTAAAAAGAGGCTGAAGACGTTCAATGAAACTTTTGATGACATGTATAAGCAGCAGTCAAACTGGATGGTGTCAGAGAGAGATCTCCGGGAGAAGACTTGCCAGCTTATAGTTCAGGCTGTAGTGCCTGTTTATCGAAGCTTTATGCAGAACTACGGACCCTTGGTTGAGCAAGATGCAAGCTCCAATAAATATGCGAAATACTCAGTTCAGACTTTGGAGCAAatgcttctctctcttttccggCCAAAGCCAGGAAGATATGGTAGTTTTGTAGTGAGGGATTCTAGTGGGAAGTTGAACAATGCGGTAGCGGATCTTCGTCGTACTGCCTCTGCTGTTAACTGA
- the LOC120005131 gene encoding uncharacterized protein LOC120005131, translated as MEVLVGSTFGIDVSSPPAYLRDNGVGGGAQDKAHDGVASLRRFLKEDNETRKVNGSGLGNGKSVDDSSDSSSIGAESEDEEEDDDVVSSEKALGSLASLEESLPIKKGLSSYYSGKSRSFADLSQLDSISYAKDLWKPENPFNKRRRIQMANKWSSSSRRSSPSLYTSISVPLLPLNEEDNLGDEAEEPKQQAQKKKEKPWLKSESCFEISDLGEEEEEA; from the exons ATGGAGGTATTGGTAGGCTCAACTTTTGGCATCGATGTCTCGTCGCCGCCGGCGTATTTAAGGGACAACGGCGTAGGTGGTGGCGCGCAGGATAAGGCCCATGATGGCGTGGCTTCCCTCCGTCGTTTTCTAAAGGAAGACAACGAGACCCGGAAAGTGAACGGGTCGGGTTTGGGAAATGGCAAGTCTGTTGATGATTCCTCTGACAGTTCGTCAATTGGAGCTGAAAGCGAAGACGAAGAGGAAGATGACGACGTCGTTTCGTCTGAGAAGGCCCTGGGATCCCTTGCTTCACTGGAAGAGTCTCTCCCAATTAA GAAAGGCTTATCGAGTTACTATTCAGGGAAATCGAGGTCGTTCGCGGATCTATCACAGTTGGATTCAATTAGTTATGCGAAGGATTTGTGGAAGCCTGAGAATCCGTTCAACAAGAGGAGGAGGATTCAGATGGCAAACAAGTGGTCATCCTCTTCAAGGAGATCATCACCGTCTCTGTACACCTCAATATCGGTGCCTCTGCTTCCCCTGAATGAAGAAGATAACTTGGGCGATGAAGCAGAAGAGCCGAAACAACAAGcacagaagaagaaggagaaaccATGGTTGAAGTCTGAGAGTTGTTTTGAAATCTCAGATcttggtgaagaagaagaagaagcgtaG
- the LOC120005046 gene encoding 54S ribosomal protein L24, mitochondrial-like yields the protein MAFRGNEMIKKILKKVGDQNLAPGVKDQLKKCIPDTKVVMSRAKRGLVAGRHIQFGNQISEDGGNKSRRTWKPNVQEKRLFSYIMDRHIRVKVTTHALRCIDKAGGIDEYLLKTPYHKMDTEMGLQWKARIEKRYEELGKMEVVFFSPEDEGKFEQGFKDLKLAKREARRDFRRQVSGWCEKRKQIQMEEGQADDQVEDEEEQLVVNSLGGVPSSM from the exons atggcgTTCAGAGGGAACGAGATGATCAAGAAGATACTCAAGAAAGTAGGAGACCAAAACTTGGCTCCCGGAGTAAAAGACCAGCTCAAGAAATGCATACCCGACACCAAGGTTGTCATGAGCCGCGCCAAACGCGGCCTCGTCGCCGGCCGCCACATCCAGTTCGGAAATCAAATCAGCGAAGACGGGGGCAACAA GTCAAGGAGGACTTGGAAGCCAAACGTTCAGGAGAAACGGCTCTTTAGTTACATCATGGACCGCCACATCCGAGTCAAAGTCACTACTCACGCACTTCGTTGCATAGACAAAGCTGGTGGAATTGATGAGTACTTGCTGAAGACTCCCTACCACAAGATGGACACAGAAATGGGCCTGCAGTGGAAAGCCAGGATTGAGAAGCGGTATGAAGAGCTTGGGAAGATGGAGGTTGTGTTCTTTTCACCTGAAGATGAAGGCAAATTTGAACAGGGATTCAAAGATCTTAAACTGGCTAAGCGAGAGGCACGGAGGGATTTTAGAAGGCAGGTGAGTGGTTGGTGTGAGAAACGGAAACAGATACAGATGGAGGAAGGGCAGGCAGATGATCAAGTTGAGGATGAGGAAGAGCAGCTGGTTGTGAATTCTTTAGGAGGAGTTCCCAGCTCTATGTAG
- the LOC120006513 gene encoding uncharacterized protein LOC120006513 isoform X2 produces MQPHQSSRVDLGELKAQIVKKIGTDRSKRENLPLHNQLIRTILKNASHAKTPPPFHEVSPAKTLIQTAKASPSKEDGHEQSGSLIPAQNVHIWSNGVLPLSPRKGRSGIRDRKLRDRPSPLRPNGKVECASHQSTGTEDSGSKGITENGSLTPCDYQRPLQLLQPVAEQPENKKEHLVTRTSDKTRIGSINHLKVAVVEDGDEVEQGRHSNFSKRPLLAPLGIPFYSASVGGARKAIPVASSGESFSCHDSGGLSDSETLRKRMEQIATAQGIGGVSMECANTLNNLLDVYLKRLIQSSVQLVGGRSAQFSKRHPTHKQQVPGKIINGIWPSNHLHMHSSGEPVDCMQEQKSRCSISLLDFKVAMELNPQQLGEDWPLLLEKISMQSFEE; encoded by the exons ATGCAACCTCACCAGAGCTCAAGAGTTGATCTGGGTGAGTTGAAAGCTCAGATAGTGAAGAAGATTGGGACTGACAGGTCGAAGAG GGAGAATCTTCCGTTGCACAATCAACTTATACGTACAATTTTGAAGAATGCATCTCATGCCAAGACTCCACCTCCATTTCACGAAGTGAGTCCTGCAAAAACTTTGATCCAAACTGCAAAAGCATCTCCCAGTAAAGAAGACGGCCATGAACAAAGTGGGTCCCTCATTCCAGCTCAGAATGTACACATTTGGTCAAATGGGGTTTTGCCTTTGTCCCCTCGAAAGGGTAGGTCTGGGATACGTGATCGCAAGCTTAGAGATAGACCTAGCCCGCTTAGGCCAAATGGGAAGGTCGAATGTGCCTCGCATCAGTCTACTGGTACAGAAGATAGTGGTAGTAAGGGTATAACGGAAAATGGATCTTTGACTCCCTGTGATTATCAAAGACCATTGCAGCTACTTCAGCCAGTTGCAGAACAACCAGAGAACAAAAAGGAGCATCTGGTCACACGAACCTCTGATAAAACTAGGATAGGTAGCATAAACCACTTGAAAGTTGCTGTTGTTGAAGATGGGGATGAGGTGGAGCAGGGAAGACACTCTAATTTCTCAAAAAGACCTCTATTGGCACCACTTGGAATTCCCTTTTACTCTGCTAGTGTTGGTGGTGCCCGTAAAGCTATTCCAGTGGCAAGCAGCGGCGAATCTTTCAGCTGCCATGACAGTGGCGGGTTATCTGACTCGGAGACATTGAGAAAAAGGATGGAGCAGATTGCAACTGCTCAGGGCATTGGAGGTGTTTCGATGGAATGTGCTAATACGCTGAATAATTTGTTGGATGTGTATTTGAAGAGGTTGATCCAATCTTCTGTTCAGCTTGTTGGAGGAAGATCTGCACAATTTTCAAAACGGCACCCTACCCATAAGCAGCAGGTTCCAGGCAAGATTATTAACGGCATTTGGCCTAGCAATCACTTACATATGCATAGCAGCGGCGAACCTGTGGATTGTATGCAGGAACAGAAATCTAGGTGTTCAATATCTTTACTTGATTTCAAAGTTGCCATGGAGCTAAATCCGCAGCAACTCGGTGAGGATTGGCCATTGCTGCTGGAGAAAATTAGCATGcaatcatttgaggaatga
- the LOC120006513 gene encoding uncharacterized protein LOC120006513 isoform X1, whose translation MQPHQSSRVDLGELKAQIVKKIGTDRSKRYFYNLNRFLSQKLSKSEFDKSCYRVLGRENLPLHNQLIRTILKNASHAKTPPPFHEVSPAKTLIQTAKASPSKEDGHEQSGSLIPAQNVHIWSNGVLPLSPRKGRSGIRDRKLRDRPSPLRPNGKVECASHQSTGTEDSGSKGITENGSLTPCDYQRPLQLLQPVAEQPENKKEHLVTRTSDKTRIGSINHLKVAVVEDGDEVEQGRHSNFSKRPLLAPLGIPFYSASVGGARKAIPVASSGESFSCHDSGGLSDSETLRKRMEQIATAQGIGGVSMECANTLNNLLDVYLKRLIQSSVQLVGGRSAQFSKRHPTHKQQVPGKIINGIWPSNHLHMHSSGEPVDCMQEQKSRCSISLLDFKVAMELNPQQLGEDWPLLLEKISMQSFEE comes from the coding sequence ATGCAACCTCACCAGAGCTCAAGAGTTGATCTGGGTGAGTTGAAAGCTCAGATAGTGAAGAAGATTGGGACTGACAGGTCGAAGAGGTATTTCTATAACTTGAATAGGTTTTTAAGTCAGAAGCTTAGTAAGAGTGAATTTGATAAATCATGTTATCGTGTATTGGGAAGGGAGAATCTTCCGTTGCACAATCAACTTATACGTACAATTTTGAAGAATGCATCTCATGCCAAGACTCCACCTCCATTTCACGAAGTGAGTCCTGCAAAAACTTTGATCCAAACTGCAAAAGCATCTCCCAGTAAAGAAGACGGCCATGAACAAAGTGGGTCCCTCATTCCAGCTCAGAATGTACACATTTGGTCAAATGGGGTTTTGCCTTTGTCCCCTCGAAAGGGTAGGTCTGGGATACGTGATCGCAAGCTTAGAGATAGACCTAGCCCGCTTAGGCCAAATGGGAAGGTCGAATGTGCCTCGCATCAGTCTACTGGTACAGAAGATAGTGGTAGTAAGGGTATAACGGAAAATGGATCTTTGACTCCCTGTGATTATCAAAGACCATTGCAGCTACTTCAGCCAGTTGCAGAACAACCAGAGAACAAAAAGGAGCATCTGGTCACACGAACCTCTGATAAAACTAGGATAGGTAGCATAAACCACTTGAAAGTTGCTGTTGTTGAAGATGGGGATGAGGTGGAGCAGGGAAGACACTCTAATTTCTCAAAAAGACCTCTATTGGCACCACTTGGAATTCCCTTTTACTCTGCTAGTGTTGGTGGTGCCCGTAAAGCTATTCCAGTGGCAAGCAGCGGCGAATCTTTCAGCTGCCATGACAGTGGCGGGTTATCTGACTCGGAGACATTGAGAAAAAGGATGGAGCAGATTGCAACTGCTCAGGGCATTGGAGGTGTTTCGATGGAATGTGCTAATACGCTGAATAATTTGTTGGATGTGTATTTGAAGAGGTTGATCCAATCTTCTGTTCAGCTTGTTGGAGGAAGATCTGCACAATTTTCAAAACGGCACCCTACCCATAAGCAGCAGGTTCCAGGCAAGATTATTAACGGCATTTGGCCTAGCAATCACTTACATATGCATAGCAGCGGCGAACCTGTGGATTGTATGCAGGAACAGAAATCTAGGTGTTCAATATCTTTACTTGATTTCAAAGTTGCCATGGAGCTAAATCCGCAGCAACTCGGTGAGGATTGGCCATTGCTGCTGGAGAAAATTAGCATGcaatcatttgaggaatga